The Ancylobacter sp. WKF20 genome contains a region encoding:
- a CDS encoding xanthine dehydrogenase family protein molybdopterin-binding subunit has product MHLITPDQYRQMLASLAPATVPSRRNFIKGLAAAGGALVIGVHFQAGKAFANTTAAAPAIPPAPNAFVRIAPDSTVTVLVKHLDMGQGVTTGLATIVAEELDADWSQVRAAFAPANPQVYNNLLFGPIQGTGGSTSTANSWEQLRKAGAAARQMLIAAAAEKWGVPASSITIEKGVLKSGNRSGSFGEFAEAAAKRPVPTEVTLKDPKDFKLIGTKLPRLDSVAKTDGTAIYALDVRRPGMLTAVVRRPDRFGATVKSFDAAAAKKVPGVVDVVAVPSGIAVLATNTWAAMQGREALTGIVWDEATAETRGTTELLAEYRALAKTPGKPASRRGDAAKGLAGAAKTIEAEFAFPYLAHAPMEPLNCVIEKTADGVTITTGSQFQTIEQGVTAAILGLKPEQVKIETVWAGGSFGRRANIPADYIAEAATILKATDGRAPVHLVWTREDDIKGGFYRPMFLHTVRAGVTADGKIAGWEQRIVGQSFIIDTPFEAFMVKEGVDGTSVEGAADTNYAIGNFAVDLHTPKVKVPTLWWRSVGHTHTAHVVEVMIDDLAHAAGRDPVEFRLELLKDKPRHTAVLKLLAEKANWGPKAGQGKGRGIALHESFNSVVGSVIDVSVVNGQIKVERVICAVDCGIAINPDVVAAQIEGGVGFGLGAALHDEITLDKGVVEQANFDTYIPLRMSEMPKVEVHILPSANAPTGIGEPGVPGVAPALSNAIFDATGQRLRSLPFKLEDFKA; this is encoded by the coding sequence ATGCACCTCATCACACCGGATCAATACCGCCAGATGCTGGCGAGCCTCGCGCCGGCGACGGTTCCCTCGCGCCGCAACTTCATCAAGGGTCTCGCCGCCGCCGGCGGCGCGCTGGTGATCGGCGTGCATTTCCAGGCCGGCAAGGCCTTCGCCAACACCACCGCCGCCGCGCCGGCCATCCCGCCGGCGCCGAATGCCTTCGTGCGCATCGCGCCCGACAGCACGGTGACGGTTCTCGTCAAGCATCTCGACATGGGCCAGGGCGTCACCACCGGCCTTGCCACCATCGTCGCCGAGGAACTCGACGCCGATTGGAGCCAGGTGCGCGCGGCCTTCGCCCCGGCCAATCCGCAGGTCTATAACAACCTGCTGTTCGGCCCGATCCAGGGCACGGGCGGCTCGACCTCGACCGCCAATAGCTGGGAGCAGCTGCGCAAGGCCGGCGCCGCCGCCCGCCAGATGCTGATCGCCGCCGCCGCCGAGAAATGGGGCGTGCCGGCCTCCAGCATCACCATCGAGAAGGGTGTGCTGAAGAGCGGCAACCGGTCCGGCTCCTTCGGCGAGTTCGCCGAGGCCGCCGCCAAGCGGCCGGTGCCGACCGAGGTAACGCTGAAGGACCCGAAGGACTTCAAGCTCATCGGCACCAAGCTGCCGCGCCTCGATTCCGTCGCCAAGACCGACGGCACCGCGATCTACGCGCTCGATGTGCGCCGGCCGGGCATGCTCACCGCCGTGGTGCGCCGCCCGGACCGCTTCGGCGCCACGGTAAAGAGCTTCGACGCCGCGGCGGCGAAGAAGGTGCCGGGCGTCGTCGATGTGGTGGCGGTGCCGAGCGGCATCGCCGTGCTCGCCACCAATACCTGGGCGGCGATGCAGGGCCGCGAGGCGCTGACCGGCATCGTCTGGGATGAGGCCACTGCGGAGACACGCGGCACCACGGAGCTGCTCGCGGAGTACCGCGCCCTTGCCAAGACGCCCGGCAAGCCGGCGTCGCGCCGGGGCGACGCGGCCAAGGGGCTGGCCGGCGCGGCCAAGACCATCGAGGCCGAGTTCGCCTTCCCCTATCTCGCCCATGCGCCGATGGAGCCGCTCAACTGCGTCATCGAGAAGACGGCGGATGGCGTGACCATCACCACCGGCTCGCAGTTCCAGACCATCGAGCAGGGCGTGACGGCGGCCATTCTCGGCCTCAAGCCCGAACAGGTGAAGATCGAGACGGTGTGGGCCGGCGGCTCCTTCGGCCGGCGCGCCAACATCCCCGCCGACTACATCGCCGAGGCCGCGACCATCCTCAAGGCGACGGACGGGCGTGCCCCGGTGCATCTCGTCTGGACCCGCGAGGATGACATCAAGGGCGGCTTCTACCGGCCGATGTTCCTGCACACGGTGCGCGCCGGCGTGACCGCCGACGGCAAGATCGCCGGCTGGGAACAGCGGATCGTCGGCCAGTCCTTCATCATCGACACGCCCTTCGAGGCGTTCATGGTGAAGGAAGGGGTGGACGGCACCTCGGTGGAGGGCGCCGCGGACACCAACTACGCCATCGGCAACTTCGCGGTCGATCTGCACACGCCGAAGGTGAAAGTGCCGACGCTCTGGTGGCGCTCGGTCGGCCACACCCACACCGCCCATGTGGTGGAGGTGATGATCGACGACCTCGCCCATGCGGCGGGGCGCGACCCGGTGGAGTTCCGGCTGGAGCTGCTGAAGGACAAGCCGCGCCATACCGCCGTGCTCAAGCTCCTCGCCGAGAAGGCGAATTGGGGGCCGAAGGCCGGGCAGGGCAAGGGGCGCGGCATCGCCCTCCACGAGAGCTTCAACTCGGTGGTCGGCAGCGTCATCGACGTCTCGGTGGTGAACGGCCAGATCAAGGTCGAGCGCGTGATCTGCGCGGTCGATTGCGGCATCGCCATCAACCCGGATGTGGTGGCGGCGCAGATCGAGGGCGGCGTCGGCTTCGGCCTCGGCGCGGCGCTGCATGACGAGATCACGCTCGACAAGGGCGTGGTCGAGCAGGCCAATTTCGACACCTATATCCCGCTGCGCATGTCGGAAATGCCGAAGGTCGAGGTGCATATCCTGCCCTCCGCGAACGCCCCCACCGGCATTGGCGAGCCGGGCGTGCCGGGCGTCGCCCCGGCGCTGTCCAACGCCATCTTCGACGCCACCGGCCAGCGGCTGCGCTCGCTGCCCTTCAAGCTCGAAGACTTCAAGGCGTAG
- a CDS encoding ABC transporter ATP-binding protein, which produces MTTILFDNVWKEYDERIVLEQVNLSLDDHEFLVIIGPSGVGKTTLLRLLLSQEVPTRGRILIDGEPIAAEPTADRGVVFQRYSVFPHKTVLENVMLGPQWAGSPILGRFFGARRRTLEAQAMALLTRVGLGEHADKYPAQLSGGQQQRLALAQALIMKPKVLLLDEPFGALDPGTRKSMHQLVSELWEENRMTIVMVTHDLPEAFLLGTRVIAVDRPRKDPQAPERFGATIVSDYEAKCRIVRESREFEAERERVRLTLVSSTPTPASPIPCRPRAGAASREGLNDVCL; this is translated from the coding sequence ATGACCACGATCCTCTTCGACAATGTCTGGAAGGAATATGACGAGCGCATCGTGCTCGAGCAGGTCAACCTGTCGCTCGACGACCACGAATTCCTCGTCATCATCGGCCCCTCGGGCGTCGGCAAGACCACGCTGCTGCGCCTCCTGCTCTCCCAGGAAGTGCCCACGCGTGGAAGAATCCTGATCGACGGCGAGCCGATCGCCGCCGAGCCGACCGCCGATCGCGGCGTGGTGTTCCAGCGCTACTCGGTGTTCCCGCACAAGACCGTCTTGGAAAACGTGATGCTCGGCCCGCAATGGGCGGGGTCGCCGATCCTCGGCCGGTTCTTCGGCGCGAGGCGCCGGACGCTGGAGGCGCAGGCCATGGCACTCCTTACCCGCGTCGGCCTTGGCGAGCACGCCGACAAATACCCCGCCCAGCTCTCCGGCGGCCAGCAGCAGCGGCTTGCCTTGGCGCAGGCGCTCATCATGAAGCCCAAGGTGCTGCTGCTCGACGAGCCCTTCGGCGCGCTCGACCCCGGCACCCGCAAGTCGATGCATCAGCTGGTCAGCGAGCTCTGGGAAGAGAACCGCATGACCATCGTCATGGTCACGCATGATCTGCCCGAGGCCTTCCTGCTCGGCACCCGCGTCATCGCGGTGGACCGCCCACGCAAGGACCCGCAGGCGCCGGAGCGCTTCGGCGCCACCATCGTCTCCGATTACGAGGCGAAGTGCCGGATCGTGCGCGAATCCCGCGAATTCGAGGCCGAGCGCGAACGCGTGCGCCTCACCCTCGTTTCCTCCACCCCCACTCCCGCGTCACCGATCCCGTGCCGCCCCCGCGCCGGCGCGGCTTCTCGTGAAGGACTGAACGATGTCTGCCTCTGA
- a CDS encoding putative urea ABC transporter substrate-binding protein, protein MKRMFRAAVLFAGLTAALTGAAQTPADAAPKKSFKVAYTVYIGFMPFAYMKQSGIMKKWADKYGIEVDLLQTNDYVGGVNQFIAGDIDAVGVASMDGLTMPAAGGVDTSVFLITDYSNGNDLIVSKTAKDVKELAGQDVYLLQYSVSHYLLNRALQKAGIEDPAAAKAINISDAEIAAAFISQDAMKHAVSWKPLTEDMLKVKGATKLFDSAQIPGEIMDVFIGKTDVLKDNPDFAKAVIGAWYEALGILKAGGAKGEEMRSVMTSAMGTDAGGLQAQLDTTHFFYTPAEAYDFLTAAENAKIWDSIRTFCFQQGLFGQGATSVDSIGIEVASGAVLGDKGNIKMRINPSFTKLAVDGKL, encoded by the coding sequence ATGAAGCGCATGTTTAGGGCCGCCGTGCTGTTCGCCGGCCTGACCGCCGCCCTCACCGGCGCCGCCCAGACCCCGGCCGACGCCGCCCCCAAGAAGAGTTTCAAGGTCGCCTACACCGTCTATATCGGCTTCATGCCCTTCGCCTACATGAAGCAGTCGGGCATCATGAAGAAGTGGGCCGACAAATACGGCATCGAGGTCGATCTGCTGCAGACCAATGATTATGTCGGCGGCGTCAACCAGTTCATCGCCGGCGATATCGACGCGGTCGGCGTCGCCTCGATGGACGGCCTGACCATGCCGGCGGCCGGCGGGGTGGACACCTCGGTGTTCCTCATCACCGATTATTCCAACGGCAATGACCTCATCGTCTCCAAGACCGCCAAGGACGTGAAGGAACTCGCCGGGCAGGACGTGTACCTGCTGCAATATTCCGTCTCGCACTACCTCCTCAACCGCGCGCTGCAGAAGGCCGGCATCGAGGATCCGGCCGCCGCCAAGGCGATCAACATTTCCGACGCCGAGATCGCCGCCGCCTTCATCTCGCAGGACGCGATGAAGCACGCCGTCTCGTGGAAGCCGCTCACCGAGGACATGCTGAAGGTGAAGGGCGCCACCAAGCTCTTCGACAGCGCGCAGATTCCCGGCGAGATCATGGACGTGTTCATCGGCAAGACCGATGTGCTGAAGGACAACCCGGACTTCGCCAAGGCGGTGATCGGCGCCTGGTATGAGGCGCTCGGCATCCTCAAGGCCGGCGGCGCCAAGGGCGAGGAGATGCGCTCGGTGATGACCAGCGCCATGGGCACCGATGCCGGCGGCCTGCAGGCGCAGCTCGACACCACCCATTTCTTCTACACCCCGGCGGAAGCCTATGACTTCCTGACCGCGGCCGAGAACGCCAAGATCTGGGACAGCATCCGGACCTTCTGCTTCCAGCAGGGCCTGTTCGGCCAGGGCGCGACCAGCGTCGATTCCATCGGCATCGAGGTCGCCAGCGGCGCCGTGCTCGGCGACAAGGGCAATATCAAGATGCGCATCAACCCGAGCTTCACCAAGCTGGCGGTCGACGGGAAGCTGTGA
- a CDS encoding LysR family transcriptional regulator: MRNATLKQLRALAAIVETGTVTGAARKLNVTPPAVTMQVQQLEEHLGLPLLDRAGDRFQPSAAGREVLAAVSRIEAAMSDCGAALDAMKGLRSGRVSVGLVSTAKYFVPSALGAFARLHPGIDVVLSVGNREEIIAALRGDAIDLAITGRPPVDMEVDKYPIGEHPHVIIAPTDHPLLGRRIAPAALASASFLVREPGSGTRGLMERFFQDAGIEPRIAMEIGSNETIKQAVMAGLGLAFLSAHTIAAEIADHRLATLDVEGLPVVRQWFVVKRTAKRQTPPAAALTEFLSRRGAEFLPDAGTA, encoded by the coding sequence ACCGGCACGGTCACCGGCGCGGCGCGCAAGCTCAATGTCACGCCACCGGCGGTGACCATGCAGGTGCAGCAGCTCGAGGAGCATCTCGGCCTGCCGCTGCTTGACCGCGCGGGCGACCGCTTCCAGCCCAGCGCCGCCGGGCGCGAGGTGCTGGCCGCCGTGTCGCGCATCGAGGCGGCGATGTCCGATTGCGGCGCCGCGCTCGACGCCATGAAGGGGCTGCGCTCCGGCCGCGTCTCCGTCGGGCTGGTGTCGACGGCCAAGTATTTCGTGCCGAGCGCGCTCGGCGCCTTCGCCCGGCTGCACCCCGGCATCGACGTTGTGCTCAGCGTCGGCAATCGCGAGGAGATCATCGCGGCGCTACGCGGCGATGCCATCGACCTCGCCATCACCGGCCGTCCGCCGGTCGATATGGAGGTCGACAAATACCCGATCGGCGAGCACCCGCATGTCATCATCGCCCCGACCGACCACCCGCTGCTCGGCCGGCGCATCGCCCCGGCGGCGCTCGCCAGCGCCAGCTTTCTGGTGCGCGAGCCGGGTTCGGGCACGCGCGGGCTGATGGAGCGGTTCTTTCAGGATGCCGGCATCGAGCCGCGCATCGCCATGGAGATCGGCTCCAACGAGACCATCAAGCAGGCGGTGATGGCGGGGCTCGGCCTCGCCTTCCTCTCTGCCCACACCATTGCCGCCGAGATCGCCGACCACCGGCTGGCGACACTCGACGTCGAGGGGCTGCCGGTGGTGCGGCAATGGTTCGTGGTGAAGCGCACCGCCAAGCGGCAGACCCCGCCGGCGGCCGCGCTCACCGAGTTCCTGTCACGGCGCGGTGCCGAGTTCCTCCCCGACGCCGGCACGGCCTGA
- a CDS encoding 2Fe-2S iron-sulfur cluster-binding protein, with product MKFTLNGTERTIEAAGDMPLLWAIRDIVGLTGTKFGCGAALCGACTVHVDGAPVRSCQTSLADVEGKSVTTIEGVGGEVGTAVVAAWRKLDVVQCGYCQSGQIMSAIGLLSENRKPSDADIDAAMDGNVCRCATYQRIRAAIHDAASNLA from the coding sequence ATGAAATTTACACTCAATGGAACCGAGCGGACGATCGAGGCGGCGGGCGACATGCCGCTGCTTTGGGCGATCCGCGACATTGTCGGTCTCACCGGCACCAAATTCGGCTGCGGCGCGGCGCTGTGCGGCGCCTGCACCGTGCATGTGGACGGGGCGCCCGTCCGTTCCTGCCAGACCTCGCTGGCGGATGTCGAAGGCAAGAGCGTCACCACCATCGAGGGCGTGGGCGGCGAGGTCGGCACGGCGGTGGTTGCCGCCTGGCGCAAGCTCGACGTCGTGCAGTGCGGCTACTGCCAGTCCGGCCAGATCATGTCCGCCATCGGCCTGCTCAGCGAGAACCGCAAGCCGAGCGATGCCGATATCGACGCCGCGATGGATGGCAATGTGTGCCGCTGCGCCACCTATCAGCGCATCCGGGCCGCCATTCACGACGCTGCCTCCAACCTCGCGTGA
- a CDS encoding TetR/AcrR family transcriptional regulator, translating into MTAKAARKRLQPSERRAMILDEALRLFAERHFATVAVRDIAQVCGINVGLLYHYFDNKEDLVRRALAHAIDELVAGYEARRLASGEPLAQILAWVETHAAITPTITRMVKLMADYATSGLRDPELDTLIAGFYAREKILLEDALERGVASGAFPPLDTAKTARRIGLVLDGIFFASASRGDDRIIEDVRDLADFVPVMLGVAPITVPVRANAEGLVNARI; encoded by the coding sequence ATGACCGCCAAGGCCGCGCGCAAGCGCCTCCAGCCGAGCGAACGGCGCGCCATGATCCTCGACGAAGCGTTGCGGCTGTTCGCCGAGCGCCATTTCGCGACGGTGGCGGTGCGCGACATCGCGCAGGTCTGCGGCATCAATGTTGGGCTGCTCTACCACTATTTCGACAACAAGGAGGACCTCGTCCGCCGCGCCCTTGCCCACGCCATTGACGAGCTGGTGGCGGGCTATGAGGCACGCCGGCTGGCGAGCGGCGAGCCGCTGGCGCAGATCCTCGCCTGGGTGGAAACGCACGCCGCCATCACCCCCACCATCACCCGCATGGTGAAGCTGATGGCCGACTACGCCACCTCCGGCCTGCGCGACCCGGAGCTCGATACGCTGATCGCCGGCTTTTATGCGCGCGAGAAAATCCTGCTTGAGGACGCGCTGGAGCGCGGCGTCGCCAGCGGCGCCTTTCCCCCGCTCGACACGGCCAAGACCGCGCGGCGCATCGGCCTCGTGCTCGACGGTATCTTTTTCGCTTCGGCCAGCCGCGGCGATGACCGCATCATCGAGGATGTGCGCGATCTCGCCGATTTCGTGCCGGTCATGCTGGGCGTCGCGCCGATAACGGTGCCGGTGCGTGCGAATGCGGAAGGTCTTGTAAACGCTCGGATATAG
- a CDS encoding NAD-dependent epimerase/dehydratase family protein has product MAAKMVLVLGATGGIGGEMARTLLARGWQVRALTRSGPTGLRAGIEWVRGDAMDGPSVRHAAEGVSVIVHAVNPPRYRHWDKLVVPMMANTLAAAQAAGGARVLLPGTVYNYGPDVVAPGQPSIDEDAPQAPLTRKGRIRVALEWQMEQAAARGACRALIVRAGDYFGPRAANNWFSQVLVKAGQAPRAIQYPGRAGIGHQWAYLPDVAQTMAQLVERDDLPDFARFHMDGHWDGDGTQMIGAIRRVLRVPDLPVTAFPWMLARLASPVVPLFRELMEMRYLWQEPVRLDNARLRATLGTEPHTPLDPAVRASLIGLGCLTAPQVSGRAGVGEELGTAP; this is encoded by the coding sequence ATGGCGGCGAAGATGGTTCTGGTGCTGGGGGCGACGGGCGGGATTGGCGGGGAAATGGCGCGCACGCTGCTCGCCCGCGGCTGGCAGGTGCGCGCGCTCACCCGCTCGGGGCCGACCGGTCTGCGCGCGGGGATCGAGTGGGTGCGCGGCGATGCGATGGACGGGCCATCCGTGCGGCACGCGGCGGAGGGCGTGTCGGTCATCGTCCATGCCGTGAACCCGCCCCGCTATCGCCACTGGGACAAGCTGGTCGTGCCGATGATGGCAAACACGCTCGCGGCGGCGCAGGCGGCGGGCGGGGCGCGGGTCCTGCTGCCGGGAACGGTCTATAATTACGGACCGGACGTCGTCGCTCCCGGCCAGCCTTCGATTGATGAGGACGCGCCGCAGGCCCCGCTGACCCGCAAGGGGCGGATTCGCGTGGCGTTGGAGTGGCAGATGGAGCAGGCGGCGGCGCGCGGCGCGTGCCGGGCGCTGATCGTGCGGGCCGGCGATTATTTCGGCCCGCGCGCCGCCAATAACTGGTTCAGCCAGGTGCTGGTGAAGGCCGGGCAGGCCCCGCGCGCGATCCAGTATCCCGGCCGCGCCGGGATCGGTCATCAATGGGCCTATCTCCCCGATGTCGCGCAGACCATGGCGCAGCTGGTCGAGCGCGACGACCTGCCCGATTTCGCGCGCTTCCACATGGACGGGCACTGGGACGGGGACGGCACGCAGATGATCGGCGCCATCCGCCGGGTGCTCCGTGTGCCGGATCTGCCGGTGACGGCGTTCCCCTGGATGCTGGCGCGCCTCGCCTCGCCCGTGGTGCCGCTGTTCCGCGAGCTGATGGAGATGCGCTATCTCTGGCAGGAGCCGGTCCGGCTGGACAATGCCCGGCTGCGCGCCACGCTGGGGACGGAGCCGCACACCCCGCTCGATCCGGCGGTGCGGGCGAGCCTCATCGGCCTTGGCTGCCTCACGGCGCCGCAGGTCTCAGGCCGTGCCGGCGTCGGGGAGGAACTCGGCACCGCGCCGTGA
- a CDS encoding LysR family transcriptional regulator, with product MTDEPGWDLYRSFLAALEAGSLSGAARRLGLTQPTLARHLDALEQALGAQLFLRSPRGLIPTDLARELGPHARALAAQAAALRRAATGAAGEIRGTVRISASEVVGAIHLPPVLAGLRARHPRLVLELVLTNAVENVLERAADIAVRMAPPAQQALLARRLPPLRVGLHAHRAYVARKGLPATLDDLAGHDLIGFDTETPAIRAVLARFPMLGRAAFALRTDSDLAQLAAIRAGLGIGFCQAVIAAREPDLVPVLADAFALDLPVAIVMHEDLKASAPHRAVFDALVEGMRAVAGG from the coding sequence ATGACTGACGAGCCGGGCTGGGATCTCTATCGCTCCTTCCTCGCCGCGCTGGAGGCGGGCTCGCTCTCCGGCGCCGCCCGCCGGCTCGGGCTGACGCAGCCAACCCTCGCCCGCCATCTCGACGCGCTGGAACAGGCGCTGGGCGCGCAGCTTTTCCTGCGCTCGCCACGCGGGCTCATCCCGACCGACCTGGCCCGTGAGCTCGGCCCCCATGCCCGCGCCCTCGCCGCGCAGGCCGCCGCGCTGCGGCGCGCCGCGACGGGGGCGGCCGGGGAGATACGCGGCACGGTGCGGATCAGCGCCTCGGAAGTGGTCGGCGCCATCCATCTGCCGCCGGTGCTGGCGGGCTTGCGGGCGCGCCATCCCCGCCTCGTCCTCGAGCTGGTGTTGACCAATGCGGTGGAGAATGTGCTGGAGCGCGCCGCCGATATCGCCGTGCGCATGGCCCCGCCGGCGCAGCAGGCGCTGCTCGCCCGCCGCCTGCCGCCGCTGCGCGTCGGGCTGCATGCCCACCGCGCCTATGTCGCGCGCAAGGGCCTGCCGGCGACGCTCGACGACCTCGCCGGGCATGATCTGATCGGCTTCGACACGGAGACGCCGGCGATCCGCGCGGTGCTGGCGCGCTTTCCCATGCTGGGGCGCGCCGCCTTCGCGCTGCGCACCGACAGCGACCTCGCGCAGTTGGCGGCCATCCGCGCGGGTCTCGGCATCGGCTTCTGCCAGGCGGTGATCGCCGCGCGCGAGCCGGACCTCGTGCCGGTGCTGGCCGACGCCTTCGCGCTCGACCTGCCGGTGGCGATCGTCATGCATGAGGATCTAAAAGCCAGCGCGCCGCACCGGGCGGTGTTCGACGCGCTGGTCGAGGGCATGCGGGCGGTGGCGGGGGGCTGA
- a CDS encoding ABC transporter permease — protein sequence MRRIINYAPRPGVKLILAALPFVAVIAIYLIASNARLAIEPNDKLMPGFASFYAAMLRLATTLDIATKQYLLWWDTWLSLWRLFVGLGIAAVLGLVLGVTVGFVPYLRAMFEPFFAAFSLIPPLAVLPILFIIFGLGEASKIVLIVFGIAPFIIRDVMLRVAAIPTEQIIKAQTLGASTWQMVTGVVLPQVMPRLIDSVRLSLGAAWLFVIAAEAITAEGGLGYRIFLVRRYLAMDVILPYVVWITLLAFLMDWGLRKLAAAAYPWDRIKAA from the coding sequence ATGCGTCGCATCATCAATTACGCACCCCGGCCCGGCGTGAAGCTGATCCTCGCGGCCCTGCCCTTCGTGGCGGTGATCGCGATCTATCTCATCGCCTCGAACGCCCGGCTCGCCATCGAGCCGAACGACAAGCTGATGCCGGGCTTCGCCTCCTTCTATGCGGCGATGCTGCGGCTGGCGACGACGCTGGATATCGCCACCAAGCAGTATTTGCTGTGGTGGGACACCTGGCTCTCGCTCTGGCGGCTGTTTGTCGGGCTCGGCATCGCCGCCGTGCTCGGGCTGGTGCTCGGCGTCACCGTCGGCTTCGTCCCTTACCTCCGGGCGATGTTCGAGCCGTTCTTCGCCGCCTTCTCGCTCATCCCCCCGCTCGCCGTGCTGCCGATCCTGTTCATCATCTTCGGCCTGGGCGAAGCCTCGAAGATCGTGCTGATCGTCTTCGGCATCGCGCCCTTCATTATTCGCGACGTGATGCTGCGCGTTGCCGCCATCCCGACCGAGCAGATCATCAAGGCGCAGACGCTGGGCGCCTCGACCTGGCAGATGGTGACGGGCGTGGTGCTGCCGCAGGTCATGCCACGCCTCATCGATTCCGTGCGGCTCTCGCTCGGCGCGGCCTGGCTGTTCGTCATCGCCGCCGAGGCGATCACGGCGGAGGGCGGGCTCGGCTACCGCATCTTCCTGGTGCGCCGCTATCTCGCGATGGACGTGATCCTGCCCTATGTCGTCTGGATCACGCTGCTCGCCTTCCTGATGGATTGGGGCCTGCGCAAGCTCGCGGCCGCCGCCTATCCCTGGGACCGGATCAAGGCGGCCTGA
- a CDS encoding NtaA/DmoA family FMN-dependent monooxygenase (This protein belongs to a clade of FMN-dependent monooxygenases, within a broader family of flavin-dependent oxidoreductases, the luciferase-like monooxygenase (LMM) family, some of whose members use coenzyme F420 rather than FMN.) — MSASDTAPIPAPKPFHLAWFMNFTPDEWREPFGQGGNPWDGQFYIEMAQAMERACFDLIMIEDKLMVPETYGGSRDISLKHAMMVPKADPAPLAVAMGMATKHLGVVATMSTMAYPPFMLARLSSTIDSLTKGRFGWNVVTSAEDLMAKNFGMDKLPQREDRYAMAEEYLEVCDKLFNSWEPDAVVLDRKNGIYADGSKVHTIDHKGTYYQVRGPLNTVPSPQRRPVYLQAGASPRGRDFAARYADAIVSVANGVEGMKAFRSDIRARAEKLGRNPDDIKVFFCICPSLGETEEEAHARYRNVTMSDNFVTDVLISISAITEIDFSQYPLDKPLPEKLVTNGESGTLDKFQQWGSGKTLRELAAAGGGGLVSSMELIGTPAQVAEKMGAAMAEVGGDGFLITTPVLRVSRRYITEICDGLVPELQARGLTRKEYKHQLLRDNLREF, encoded by the coding sequence ATGTCTGCCTCTGACACGGCCCCCATCCCCGCCCCCAAGCCTTTCCACCTCGCCTGGTTCATGAACTTCACGCCCGACGAGTGGCGCGAACCCTTCGGCCAGGGCGGCAATCCGTGGGACGGCCAGTTCTATATCGAGATGGCCCAGGCCATGGAGCGCGCCTGCTTCGATCTCATCATGATCGAGGACAAGCTGATGGTGCCGGAGACCTATGGCGGCTCGCGCGACATTTCGCTCAAGCACGCCATGATGGTGCCGAAGGCCGATCCCGCCCCGCTCGCGGTCGCCATGGGCATGGCCACCAAGCATCTCGGCGTGGTCGCCACCATGTCCACCATGGCCTACCCGCCCTTCATGCTGGCGCGGCTGTCCTCCACGATCGACAGCCTGACCAAGGGCCGTTTCGGCTGGAACGTCGTCACCTCGGCCGAAGACCTGATGGCGAAGAATTTCGGCATGGACAAGCTGCCTCAGCGCGAGGACCGCTACGCCATGGCCGAGGAGTATCTGGAAGTCTGCGACAAGCTGTTCAACAGCTGGGAGCCGGACGCCGTGGTGCTCGACCGCAAGAACGGCATCTATGCCGACGGCTCCAAGGTCCACACCATCGACCACAAGGGCACCTATTATCAGGTGCGCGGCCCGCTCAACACCGTGCCCTCGCCGCAGCGCCGCCCGGTCTACCTCCAGGCCGGCGCCTCCCCGCGCGGGCGTGACTTCGCCGCGCGCTATGCCGACGCCATCGTCTCGGTCGCCAATGGCGTCGAGGGCATGAAGGCGTTCCGCTCGGACATCCGCGCCCGCGCCGAGAAGCTCGGCCGCAACCCTGACGACATCAAGGTGTTCTTCTGCATCTGCCCGAGCCTCGGCGAGACCGAGGAGGAGGCCCATGCCCGCTACCGCAACGTCACCATGTCGGACAATTTCGTCACCGACGTGCTGATCTCGATTTCCGCCATCACCGAGATCGACTTCTCGCAATACCCGCTCGACAAGCCGCTGCCGGAAAAGCTCGTCACCAACGGCGAATCCGGCACGCTCGACAAGTTCCAGCAATGGGGGTCGGGCAAGACGCTGCGCGAGCTGGCGGCGGCGGGCGGCGGCGGCCTCGTCTCCTCCATGGAGCTGATCGGCACCCCCGCGCAGGTCGCCGAGAAGATGGGCGCCGCCATGGCCGAGGTCGGCGGCGACGGCTTCCTCATCACCACGCCGGTGCTGCGCGTCTCGCGCCGCTACATCACTGAAATCTGCGACGGGCTGGTGCCGGAGCTGCAGGCCCGCGGCCTGACCCGCAAGGAATACAAGCACCAGCTCCTGCGCGACAATCTGCGCGAATTCTGA